A single region of the Geobacillus subterraneus genome encodes:
- the aroC gene encoding chorismate synthase — MRYLTAGESHGPQLTAILEGVPAGLELRAEHINKELARRQKGYGRGRRMQIEKDEVKIVGGVRHGKTLGSPIALVVENRDFQHWQTIMAVEPIDDESEVKRKVTRPRPGHADLNGALKYGHRDMRNVLERSSARETTVRVAAGAVAKRLLEEVGIRVAGHVLEIGGVRAENLDYRSLEELQEVTEASPVRCFDSEAGQKMMEAIDLAKKNGDSIGGIVEVIVEGVPAGVGSYVHYDRKLDAKIAAAIVSINAFKGVEFGIGFEAARRPGSEVHDEIIWSPEQGFSRRTNRAGGFEGGMTTGMPIVVRGVMKPIPTLYKPLQSVDIDTKEPFTASIERSDSCAVPAASVVAEAVVAWEVAAAIVEQFGQDRIDLIKENIERARRYAREF; from the coding sequence GATTTTGGAAGGAGTGCCGGCGGGGCTGGAGCTGCGTGCCGAGCACATTAATAAAGAGCTGGCGCGCCGGCAAAAAGGGTATGGGCGCGGCCGGCGCATGCAAATTGAAAAAGACGAGGTGAAAATCGTCGGCGGCGTCCGCCATGGCAAAACGCTCGGCTCGCCGATTGCGCTCGTTGTTGAGAACCGCGATTTTCAACATTGGCAAACGATTATGGCTGTTGAGCCGATTGATGATGAGAGCGAAGTCAAGCGGAAAGTAACGCGTCCGCGCCCGGGCCATGCTGATTTAAACGGCGCCTTGAAGTATGGGCATCGCGATATGCGCAACGTGCTCGAGCGCTCATCCGCAAGGGAAACGACTGTGCGTGTAGCTGCCGGGGCGGTGGCGAAACGCCTCCTGGAAGAGGTCGGCATCCGCGTCGCCGGGCACGTGCTGGAAATCGGCGGTGTGCGCGCCGAAAACCTCGATTACCGCTCGCTTGAAGAATTGCAAGAAGTGACGGAAGCATCCCCGGTGCGCTGCTTTGACTCGGAAGCCGGGCAAAAAATGATGGAAGCGATCGATTTGGCGAAGAAAAACGGCGATTCGATCGGCGGCATCGTCGAAGTGATCGTCGAAGGCGTCCCGGCCGGAGTTGGCAGTTATGTTCATTACGACCGGAAGCTCGATGCGAAAATCGCTGCCGCCATCGTCAGCATTAACGCTTTTAAAGGCGTCGAGTTCGGCATCGGGTTTGAGGCGGCGCGCCGCCCGGGAAGCGAAGTGCATGACGAAATCATTTGGAGTCCGGAACAAGGATTTTCGCGCCGGACGAACCGAGCCGGCGGCTTTGAAGGCGGGATGACGACCGGGATGCCAATCGTTGTGCGCGGGGTGATGAAGCCGATTCCGACGTTGTACAAGCCGCTTCAAAGTGTCGATATCGATACGAAAGAGCCGTTTACGGCGAGCATTGAGCGCTCGGACAGCTGCGCTGTGCCGGCGGCGAGCGTCGTCGCCGAGGCGGTCGTCGCCTGGGAAGTGGCGGCGGCGATCGTCGAGCAGTTCGGTCAAGACCGGATCGATCTGATCAAAGAAAACATTGAGCGCGCCCGCCGCTATGCAAGGGAGTTTTAA
- the aroB gene encoding 3-dehydroquinate synthase, with amino-acid sequence MIERTIETATKRYPLLLGDGAARALPRLLRALACPPGTKLFIITDDAVAPLYLDEVRAMLAAAEYDVYAYIIPSGEAAKSFDNYYACQTAALQCGLDRRSVMIALGGGVVGDLAGFVAATYMRGIRYIQMPTTLLAHDSAVGGKVAINHPLGKNMIGAFHQPEAVVYDTAFLRTLPERELRSGFAEVIKHALIRDCRFYEWLRAEVKTLADLRGETLAYCIEKGIDIKASVVREDEKETGVRAHLNFGHTLGHALESELGYGTLTHGEAVALGMLFAVFVSERLYGRSFAEHRFAEWFAGYGFPVSLPAAVEADRLLEKMKGDKKAYAGTVRMVLLREIGDVEVVELEDDKLLAWLGEFAGQGGGR; translated from the coding sequence ATGATCGAACGGACGATCGAAACGGCGACGAAACGATACCCGCTCCTGCTGGGCGATGGGGCGGCGCGCGCATTGCCGCGCCTGCTCCGGGCGCTTGCCTGCCCGCCGGGAACCAAGTTGTTTATCATTACTGACGATGCGGTGGCGCCCCTTTATTTGGATGAGGTGCGCGCCATGCTTGCCGCCGCTGAGTATGACGTCTACGCTTATATCATCCCGAGCGGGGAGGCGGCCAAGTCGTTTGACAACTATTACGCCTGCCAAACGGCGGCGCTTCAGTGCGGCTTAGACCGCCGCTCGGTCATGATCGCGCTTGGCGGCGGCGTCGTCGGCGATTTAGCCGGATTCGTCGCGGCCACTTATATGCGCGGCATCCGCTACATTCAAATGCCGACGACGCTTTTGGCTCATGACAGCGCCGTCGGCGGCAAAGTGGCAATCAATCATCCGCTTGGCAAAAATATGATCGGCGCCTTCCACCAGCCGGAAGCGGTTGTGTATGATACGGCCTTTTTGCGCACATTGCCTGAGCGCGAGCTTCGCTCAGGGTTCGCTGAGGTGATCAAGCATGCGCTCATCCGCGACTGCCGCTTTTACGAATGGCTGCGCGCGGAAGTGAAGACGCTCGCCGATTTGCGCGGCGAAACGCTCGCCTATTGTATTGAAAAGGGCATCGATATTAAGGCGTCCGTCGTACGTGAAGATGAAAAAGAAACCGGGGTGCGCGCCCATTTAAATTTCGGCCATACGCTCGGCCATGCGCTTGAAAGCGAACTCGGCTACGGCACGCTTACGCACGGCGAGGCGGTCGCGCTCGGCATGCTGTTTGCGGTGTTTGTCAGCGAACGGCTTTACGGCCGCTCGTTTGCCGAGCACCGTTTCGCCGAATGGTTTGCCGGATACGGTTTTCCGGTATCGCTGCCGGCAGCGGTGGAGGCCGACCGATTGCTCGAGAAAATGAAAGGCGACAAAAAAGCGTACGCCGGGACGGTGCGCATGGTGCTCTTGCGCGAGATCGGCGACGTCGAAGTCGTGGAATTAGAAGATGACAAGCTGCTCGCCTGGCTGGGCGAGTTCGCCGGACAGGGGGGAGGACGATGA
- the aroH gene encoding chorismate mutase: MIRGIRGAITVERNEAEEIVAATETLLREMIRANGVVADDVSFVLISVTDDITAAFPAQALRRIDGWTYVPVMCTREIPVPGSLPRCIRVMMTVATEKKQDEICHVYLKDAAVLRPDLSLTKKTEM; the protein is encoded by the coding sequence ATGATTCGAGGCATTCGCGGAGCGATTACCGTTGAACGAAATGAGGCCGAAGAAATCGTGGCCGCAACCGAAACGCTGCTTCGGGAAATGATCCGAGCGAACGGGGTTGTCGCCGATGACGTTTCGTTTGTGCTTATTTCTGTCACCGACGACATCACGGCCGCGTTTCCGGCGCAGGCGCTGCGCCGGATTGACGGCTGGACGTACGTGCCGGTCATGTGCACAAGGGAAATTCCGGTGCCCGGCTCATTGCCGCGGTGCATCCGCGTCATGATGACGGTGGCGACGGAGAAAAAGCAAGATGAAATTTGCCATGTGTACTTAAAGGATGCGGCCGTGCTGCGCCCGGATTTGTCATTGACAAAAAAAACAGAAATGTAA
- the trpE gene encoding anthranilate synthase component I produces the protein MSTERLAAFLADANKFRTIPIVRKFLADVIEPLRVFSNLRDEAVFLLESKDDESPWARYSFIGVAPFLTLESETGEMFSVKDENGNEQAAVPTLKEAFQWAERALAVRPLAEAVPFTGGAVGFLGYDFISAIENVPRHENRDLAMKAGYFVFCESLFAFDHQRRELLLIHYIRLDGSETEDEKIEKYRAAEQRIAVLAAKAAHVRTEQPLLPAEGETGRTVSFADTTSNYEKEQFLRDVETVKQYIAAGDVFQAVLSQRFCVPVRAGGFVVYRLLRHINPSPYMFYFRLDDMEIVGSSPEKLIQVRHRRVEIDPIAGTRRRGRSPEEDARLADELYNDPKERAEHYMLVDLARNDIGRVAKYGTVKAPVLMEIGKFSHVMHLISKVVGELNDDVHPIDALLAAFPAGTVSGAPKVRAMQILQELEPTARGLYAGAIAYIGFDGNIDSCIAIRTAVIKEGYAYVQAGAGIVADSVPELEWKETRNKASALLNAIEQAERLFAKGERIVC, from the coding sequence ATGTCCACTGAGAGGCTGGCCGCTTTTTTGGCGGATGCCAACAAGTTTCGCACCATCCCGATCGTGCGCAAATTTTTAGCCGATGTCATTGAACCGCTTAGAGTATTTAGCAATTTGCGCGATGAAGCGGTGTTTCTGCTCGAAAGCAAAGACGATGAATCGCCGTGGGCGCGCTATTCGTTTATCGGCGTCGCGCCGTTTTTAACGCTCGAAAGTGAAACAGGCGAGATGTTTTCCGTGAAAGATGAAAACGGAAACGAACAGGCTGCGGTGCCAACGTTGAAAGAGGCGTTTCAATGGGCCGAGCGGGCGCTCGCTGTCCGGCCGTTGGCCGAAGCGGTGCCGTTTACAGGCGGTGCGGTTGGATTTTTAGGGTACGATTTCATTTCCGCCATCGAAAACGTGCCGCGCCACGAAAATCGCGACCTAGCCATGAAAGCCGGCTATTTCGTATTTTGTGAATCGCTGTTTGCTTTTGACCATCAAAGGCGGGAGCTGTTGCTCATTCACTACATCCGTTTAGACGGCAGCGAGACAGAAGATGAGAAAATCGAGAAGTATCGCGCTGCCGAGCAGCGCATCGCCGTGTTGGCAGCGAAAGCGGCGCACGTCCGTACCGAGCAGCCGCTGCTGCCGGCAGAGGGCGAAACGGGGCGTACCGTTTCGTTTGCCGACACTACATCCAATTATGAAAAAGAACAGTTTTTGCGCGACGTGGAAACGGTCAAACAGTATATTGCGGCCGGCGATGTGTTTCAAGCTGTCTTGTCGCAGCGCTTTTGCGTGCCGGTTCGCGCGGGCGGTTTTGTCGTTTATCGGCTGCTCCGCCACATCAATCCGTCGCCGTACATGTTTTATTTTCGGCTGGATGATATGGAAATTGTCGGGAGCTCGCCGGAAAAGCTGATCCAAGTGCGCCATCGGCGCGTGGAAATCGATCCGATCGCCGGAACGAGACGGCGCGGGCGCTCGCCGGAAGAGGATGCGAGGCTCGCCGATGAGCTGTACAACGACCCGAAGGAGCGGGCCGAGCATTATATGCTCGTTGACCTGGCGCGCAACGATATCGGCCGGGTGGCGAAATACGGAACGGTCAAAGCACCGGTCTTGATGGAAATCGGCAAGTTTTCCCACGTGATGCACCTCATTTCGAAAGTCGTCGGCGAGCTGAATGACGATGTCCACCCGATCGATGCGCTGCTTGCCGCCTTCCCGGCTGGGACGGTGAGCGGTGCGCCGAAAGTGCGGGCGATGCAAATTTTGCAAGAGCTCGAGCCGACAGCCCGCGGATTGTACGCCGGAGCGATCGCCTACATCGGCTTTGACGGCAATATCGACTCGTGCATCGCCATCCGGACGGCGGTCATCAAAGAGGGGTATGCATATGTACAGGCCGGCGCCGGCATCGTCGCCGACTCCGTCCCGGAACTTGAGTGGAAAGAAACGCGCAATAAAGCAAGCGCCTTACTGAACGCCATTGAACAAGCGGAACGACTATTTGCCAAAGGGGAGAGGATCGTATGTTAA
- the trpD gene encoding anthranilate phosphoribosyltransferase, translated as MLKQLLSKCAEGKTLGEEEAYEAMAAVMDGAATDSQIASLLSMLRLRGETVDELAGFVRAMRDRMTAIDAGDDVIDTCGTGGDGAATFNVSTAAAIVISSLGVKVAKHGNRAVSSKSGSADVLERLGIDIQSSPDAAKQALETKGLTFLFAPLYHAAMKHAAGPRKEIGFRTVFNLIGPLANPTRCKRQVIGVYSTRYAEKLAETMRRLGSEHVLFVTGRDGLDECSIAAETDVVELKDGAIRRFVITPEQVGLPRGELAEVQVSDPEESAALLEAVMIASAPESAINIVALNAGVALYAAGKTETIADGVAMAKDAILSNAAYRQLQRLRVKEVVHDA; from the coding sequence ATGTTAAAGCAGCTGCTTTCCAAATGTGCGGAAGGAAAAACGTTAGGAGAAGAAGAAGCATATGAAGCGATGGCTGCCGTCATGGACGGGGCGGCGACAGACAGCCAAATCGCGAGTTTGTTGTCGATGCTGCGTCTGCGCGGGGAGACGGTCGATGAATTGGCCGGGTTTGTGCGGGCGATGCGCGACCGGATGACGGCGATTGATGCCGGTGACGATGTGATCGACACGTGCGGCACAGGCGGGGACGGAGCGGCGACGTTTAACGTTTCAACAGCAGCGGCCATCGTTATTTCTTCGCTTGGCGTCAAAGTGGCCAAACACGGCAACCGCGCTGTTTCATCAAAAAGCGGCAGCGCGGACGTGCTCGAGCGGCTTGGCATCGATATTCAATCATCGCCGGACGCCGCCAAGCAGGCATTGGAAACGAAAGGGTTAACGTTTTTGTTCGCCCCCTTGTACCACGCGGCCATGAAACATGCCGCCGGGCCGCGGAAGGAAATCGGCTTCCGCACCGTTTTTAACTTGATCGGCCCGCTCGCCAACCCGACGCGCTGCAAGCGGCAAGTCATCGGCGTCTATTCGACCCGCTACGCCGAGAAACTGGCGGAGACGATGCGCCGCCTCGGTTCGGAGCACGTGCTGTTTGTCACCGGCCGCGACGGGCTCGACGAGTGCAGCATCGCCGCCGAAACCGATGTTGTTGAGCTGAAAGATGGAGCGATCCGCCGCTTTGTTATCACCCCGGAACAAGTCGGCTTGCCGCGTGGCGAGCTCGCCGAGGTACAAGTGAGCGATCCGGAAGAAAGCGCTGCGTTGCTTGAAGCGGTCATGATCGCGTCGGCGCCGGAGAGCGCCATCAACATCGTCGCGCTGAACGCCGGCGTCGCCTTGTACGCCGCCGGCAAGACGGAAACGATCGCCGATGGGGTAGCGATGGCGAAAGACGCCATTTTGTCCAACGCTGCTTACAGACAGCTGCAACGCCTGCGTGTAAAGGAAGTGGTCCACGATGCTTGA
- the trpC gene encoding indole-3-glycerol phosphate synthase TrpC produces MLEQILATKREELEALTLPEPLPEPKRRPFAAALRRPRRALGLIAEVKKASPSKGVIRPDFDPVAVAKAYERAGADAISVLTDERYFQGHRRYLQAVKEAIDIPVLRKDFIIDRRQVEESARIGADAILLIGEALPPETLETLYHEAYSIGLECLVEVHAKETLERILDRFTPEVVGINNRDLRTFVTTLEATKTLASLIPPSCVIVSESGIGSYRDVQAVRSYGAQAMLVGESLMRQADVERAVYRLFGEGDSGGPA; encoded by the coding sequence ATGCTTGAACAAATTTTAGCGACAAAACGTGAGGAACTTGAGGCGTTGACGTTGCCGGAACCGCTGCCGGAGCCAAAGCGCCGTCCGTTCGCCGCGGCGCTCCGCCGGCCGCGGCGGGCGCTCGGGTTAATCGCTGAAGTGAAAAAAGCGTCTCCGTCTAAAGGCGTCATCCGCCCGGATTTTGATCCGGTCGCCGTCGCCAAAGCGTATGAGCGCGCGGGGGCGGATGCGATCAGCGTGCTGACGGATGAGCGCTATTTCCAAGGGCACCGCCGCTATTTGCAGGCGGTGAAAGAGGCGATCGACATCCCGGTGCTGCGCAAAGATTTCATCATCGACCGCCGGCAAGTAGAAGAAAGCGCCCGGATCGGGGCGGATGCGATTTTATTGATCGGCGAAGCGCTGCCCCCGGAAACGCTCGAGACGCTCTATCACGAAGCGTACAGCATCGGACTCGAATGTTTAGTGGAAGTGCACGCGAAAGAGACGCTGGAGCGGATTTTGGACCGGTTTACGCCCGAAGTAGTCGGCATTAACAACCGCGATTTGCGTACGTTTGTGACGACGCTTGAGGCGACCAAAACGCTCGCGTCCCTCATTCCGCCGTCGTGCGTCATCGTCAGCGAAAGCGGGATCGGCTCCTACCGCGATGTGCAGGCGGTCCGTTCATACGGGGCGCAGGCGATGCTTGTCGGTGAGTCGCTCATGCGCCAAGCCGATGTCGAGCGGGCGGTCTACCGGCTGTTTGGAGAGGGTGACAGCGGTGGTCCGGCTTAA
- a CDS encoding phosphoribosylanthranilate isomerase has translation MVRLKYCGNRSAGDVQAALASGADYLGFIFAASRRNVSPEEVKRWLAPASLGDKQLVGVFVNASVDRIAAVALQLPLHVIQCHGRETPAELAAVKEAAQRAVWKAIHHGDGALEAMKQYAGVADGYVVDSRVAGAWGGTGVSFDWEAVPRYLEEAARQGVPCFIAGGITPDNVERLLAYRPDGIDISSGIETDGRKDPAKMKQIEEKVQQYFK, from the coding sequence GTGGTCCGGCTTAAATATTGCGGCAACCGTTCGGCGGGCGATGTGCAAGCTGCGCTCGCGAGCGGGGCGGATTATCTCGGCTTTATTTTCGCTGCAAGCAGGCGGAACGTTTCACCTGAGGAGGTGAAACGATGGTTGGCGCCGGCGTCACTCGGCGATAAGCAGCTCGTTGGCGTCTTTGTCAACGCCTCTGTTGATCGGATCGCTGCTGTTGCCTTGCAGCTGCCGCTTCATGTCATCCAATGCCATGGCCGCGAGACGCCGGCTGAGCTGGCCGCTGTGAAAGAGGCGGCACAGCGCGCCGTTTGGAAGGCGATCCATCACGGCGATGGGGCGCTTGAGGCGATGAAGCAATACGCCGGGGTGGCTGACGGCTACGTTGTCGACAGCCGCGTCGCCGGCGCGTGGGGTGGAACAGGGGTCTCCTTTGACTGGGAGGCGGTGCCGCGCTATTTGGAAGAGGCCGCACGCCAAGGCGTGCCGTGCTTCATCGCCGGCGGCATCACCCCGGACAATGTCGAACGGCTGCTTGCCTATCGTCCCGACGGCATCGACATAAGCAGCGGCATTGAAACAGACGGGCGCAAAGACCCGGCCAAGATGAAGCAGATAGAAGAAAAAGTACAACAATATTTCAAATAG
- the trpB gene encoding tryptophan synthase subunit beta, with the protein MIEQIPNEHGRFGDFGGKFVPETLMLPLEEIEVELDKALADESFKQEYIRILQHYSGRPTPLTFAPNLTRQVGGAKMYLKREDLNHTGAHKINNAIGQALLAKRMGKKKLIAETGAGQHGVAAATVAAHFGMDCIVFMGEEDMKRQELNVFRMRLLGAEVVPVSSGNRTLKDATNEAIRYWVAHCDDHFYMIGSVVGPHPYPKMVREFQRIIGDEAKEQFLAREGKLPDVIVACVGGGSNAIGMFYPFLQDDVRLVGVEAAGKGIDTPHHAATIAKGTKGVIHGAMTYLLQDEYGQIIEPYSISAGLDYPGVGPEHAYLASIGRVRYESVTDEEAVAAFQLLSQTEGIIPAIESAHAVAKAVELARRMEPDETVLICLSGRGDKDVQAMMRHLGMKEGEDVASAR; encoded by the coding sequence ATGATCGAACAGATTCCGAATGAACACGGGCGATTTGGCGATTTCGGCGGCAAGTTTGTCCCGGAGACGCTCATGCTTCCGCTTGAGGAAATTGAAGTGGAACTCGACAAAGCGCTTGCCGATGAGTCGTTCAAGCAAGAATATATCCGTATTTTGCAGCACTACTCCGGGCGGCCGACCCCGCTGACGTTCGCCCCCAATTTGACAAGGCAGGTTGGCGGCGCGAAAATGTATTTAAAGCGTGAAGATTTAAACCATACCGGCGCCCATAAAATCAACAACGCCATCGGCCAGGCGCTCTTGGCGAAACGGATGGGCAAGAAAAAGTTGATCGCCGAAACCGGCGCCGGGCAGCATGGGGTTGCAGCGGCAACGGTGGCTGCCCATTTCGGCATGGACTGCATCGTCTTTATGGGCGAGGAAGACATGAAACGGCAAGAACTGAACGTGTTTCGCATGAGGCTGTTAGGCGCCGAAGTCGTGCCGGTGTCAAGCGGCAATCGGACGTTAAAAGACGCGACGAACGAGGCGATTCGTTATTGGGTCGCCCATTGTGACGACCACTTTTATATGATCGGTTCGGTCGTCGGTCCGCACCCGTACCCGAAAATGGTGCGCGAGTTTCAGCGGATCATCGGTGATGAAGCGAAGGAACAGTTTCTCGCCCGCGAAGGGAAGCTGCCGGATGTGATTGTCGCCTGTGTCGGCGGCGGCAGCAACGCCATCGGCATGTTTTACCCGTTTTTGCAAGACGACGTTCGTCTCGTCGGCGTAGAAGCAGCCGGCAAAGGAATCGATACTCCGCACCATGCGGCGACGATTGCGAAAGGGACGAAAGGAGTCATCCACGGGGCGATGACATATTTGCTGCAAGATGAATACGGGCAAATCATTGAACCGTATTCGATTTCCGCCGGTCTCGATTACCCCGGCGTCGGTCCGGAACACGCGTATTTGGCGAGCATCGGCCGCGTCCGTTATGAGAGTGTGACCGATGAGGAAGCGGTCGCTGCATTTCAGCTGCTATCGCAAACCGAAGGCATCATTCCGGCCATCGAATCGGCCCATGCGGTGGCGAAAGCCGTCGAGCTGGCCCGCCGGATGGAGCCGGATGAGACGGTGCTCATTTGTCTGTCCGGCCGCGGCGATAAAGATGTGCAAGCGATGATGCGCCATCTTGGGATGAAAGAAGGTGAAGACGTTGCGTCTGCCCGCTAA
- the trpA gene encoding tryptophan synthase subunit alpha: MKTLRLPANQPLFIPFIVAGDPSADLTVDLALALQDAGADVLELGVPYSDPLADGPTIQRAAARALAGQMTLPKAVQLVAAMRKKGVKIPIIIFTYYNPVLQLGEESFFALARENGANGVLIPDLPFEESGPLRELGERFGLPLISLVAPTSKQRIERIASAAEGFLYCVSSLGVTGVRETLPESLGGFLGEVKRHSRVPVAVGFGISTPEQVAMLKGVCDGVVVGSALVQKVEQLLERLQTPTEKEAAIAEFAAYARSLAAPLHAPCSSR; this comes from the coding sequence GTGAAGACGTTGCGTCTGCCCGCTAATCAACCGCTGTTTATTCCGTTTATCGTCGCCGGCGACCCGTCTGCCGACTTGACCGTCGACCTCGCTTTGGCGCTGCAAGACGCCGGCGCTGATGTATTGGAGCTTGGCGTGCCGTACTCTGACCCGCTCGCCGACGGGCCGACGATTCAGCGCGCCGCCGCCCGGGCGCTCGCCGGGCAAATGACGCTGCCGAAAGCCGTTCAGCTTGTCGCCGCAATGCGAAAAAAAGGTGTAAAAATTCCGATTATCATCTTTACGTATTATAATCCTGTGTTACAATTAGGAGAAGAATCCTTTTTTGCTTTAGCGCGAGAAAATGGCGCCAACGGCGTGCTCATTCCCGATTTGCCGTTTGAAGAGAGCGGCCCGCTCCGCGAGCTCGGTGAGCGGTTCGGCCTTCCGCTCATTTCGCTCGTCGCCCCGACGTCAAAGCAGCGAATCGAGCGGATCGCTTCCGCGGCTGAAGGGTTTTTGTACTGCGTCTCCTCGCTTGGCGTCACCGGTGTGCGCGAGACGCTGCCGGAGTCGCTTGGCGGCTTCTTGGGCGAAGTAAAACGGCATAGCCGCGTTCCGGTCGCTGTCGGGTTCGGCATTTCGACGCCGGAACAAGTGGCGATGCTCAAAGGCGTCTGCGATGGCGTCGTCGTCGGCAGCGCGCTCGTGCAAAAAGTGGAACAGCTGCTTGAGCGCCTGCAGACCCCGACGGAAAAGGAAGCGGCCATCGCCGAGTTTGCCGCCTACGCCCGCTCGCTCGCCGCGCCGCTTCACGCGCCGTGTTCTTCGCGCTAA
- the hisC gene encoding histidinol-phosphate transaminase, giving the protein MQVKEQLRGLPPYQPGKSIEEVKREYGLSDIIKLASNENPYGSSPAAKSAIAAELDRLAVYPDGYARVLREKAATHLGVKETQLLFGNGSDEVVQMFCRAFLEPGTNTVMAAPTFPQYRHNAVIERAEVREVPLADGRHDLEAMLNAIDGNTRIVWICNPNNPTGTYVNETELRAFLDRVPPHVLVVLDEAYYEYATAADYPQTVPLLREYEQLVIMRTFSKAYGLAALRVGYGIASEAIIRAVEPAREPFNTSTVAQAAAAAALDDQAFIRACVEQNRAELERYYRFCEEHGLKYYPSQTNFLFIDFGIDGNEVFQYLLERGIIVRSGKALGLPTGVRITIGTKEQNDRVFETVLHMLREKQLV; this is encoded by the coding sequence ATGCAAGTGAAGGAACAACTTCGGGGGCTTCCCCCGTACCAGCCGGGAAAATCGATCGAGGAAGTGAAGCGGGAATACGGCCTTTCCGATATTATTAAACTAGCTTCCAACGAAAATCCATACGGTTCGTCACCGGCGGCGAAATCTGCCATCGCCGCTGAGCTTGACCGCCTTGCCGTCTACCCGGATGGCTATGCCCGCGTGTTGCGCGAAAAAGCAGCTACCCATCTTGGCGTTAAGGAAACGCAGCTGTTGTTTGGCAACGGCTCGGATGAAGTCGTGCAAATGTTTTGCCGCGCCTTTTTAGAGCCGGGCACGAATACGGTGATGGCGGCGCCAACGTTTCCGCAATACCGCCATAACGCGGTCATCGAGCGGGCCGAAGTGCGCGAAGTGCCGCTTGCTGACGGGCGCCATGATTTAGAGGCGATGCTTAACGCCATCGACGGGAATACGCGCATCGTCTGGATTTGCAATCCGAACAACCCGACCGGCACGTATGTGAACGAAACGGAGTTGCGCGCCTTTTTGGATCGCGTGCCGCCGCACGTGCTTGTCGTCTTGGATGAAGCGTATTACGAATACGCAACGGCGGCTGATTATCCGCAAACGGTGCCGCTGTTACGGGAATATGAACAGCTTGTCATTATGCGCACGTTCTCGAAAGCGTACGGGCTTGCTGCGCTCCGCGTTGGCTACGGCATTGCCAGCGAGGCCATCATTCGCGCCGTCGAACCGGCGCGCGAGCCGTTTAATACGTCGACCGTCGCCCAAGCGGCCGCAGCGGCCGCGCTTGATGACCAGGCGTTCATCCGCGCCTGCGTCGAGCAAAACCGCGCCGAGCTTGAACGGTATTACCGCTTTTGCGAAGAACACGGCCTGAAGTATTACCCGTCGCAAACGAACTTTTTGTTCATCGACTTCGGCATAGACGGCAATGAAGTGTTTCAATATTTGCTCGAGCGGGGCATTATCGTCCGCTCCGGCAAGGCGCTCGGCTTGCCGACCGGCGTGCGCATCACCATCGGCACGAAAGAGCAGAATGACCGGGTGTTTGAAACGGTTTTGCACATGCTTCGCGAAAAACAGCTCGTCTGA